The nucleotide sequence TGTGGGGACTTGTAGGGTGCATTTGAGGTTTGTTCTGGTGGGGCGGGCGGATTGAGTAGGTTGGAGAGGTTCATTGAGCCATAGAGAGTTATGATTGTAGATAGCTTTATGTATGATGTGAGGGTTTTGAACAggatgcgggaggagatggggagacagtgtaggtctttgaggatgggggtttaCGTGCGTTACTGATTATCCTTGCTGTcgcattttgaagtatctggagaggtctgatggtggagaaggggaggccaagggacaaagagttgcagtaatccaacttagatattaagttggcttagataacagttttgagatcatgagtatggagtaggggcttgagcttttttatgaccATGAGCTTATAAAAACCTCCTTTTATGACAAGTTAATGTGGGTCTTGAGGCTCAGATGCGGGTCAATTAGAACGCCTAGGTTTCTTACAGAGGGTTGTGAGCTGAGAGAGGTGGTCGAGGGGTCATTAGAAGGGGTCAGCTTAAGGGTCTGCTGGTTATGAATGAGGAGGAGCTCATGTGTGCTGTCTATAGTAACCCacagttaccatctaaatttcttTATTGTGCCCCCCAGACTCTCCACCAGTCCCGCCATGGAGCCTGAGTGATTCCATAGTGCTCCTTGAGGCAGAACTCTATCCTACTGCAGTCCAGAACCCTAGAACCGGTTCCCCAGCTGCAGCGCGGAAGGGGGTTCTACTCTCGATACTTTCTAATCCCGAAAAAAAATGTGGCATACGTCCTATCTTGGACCTCTGCGTCCTAAACAAATACCTTCGCAAGGAGTGGTTCAGGATGGTTGCCTTGGGCACTATGCTTCCACTTCTGCAgcaaggagactggctctgctctctagatcttcaggatgcTTACGCCCATATAGCAATATtccctcatcgcaaatacctgagattcctaGTGGGACACAAACACtttcagtacagagtactaccgtTTGGCTTTACCTCAGCACCCCAGGTGTTCACGAAGTATCTTAGCAGTCGTGGTGGCACAATGGAGACGTGagagtgtccacgtctacccatatctggacgattggctcctcagaAGTCCATCCAGGGAAGGAGCACTTCACTCTCTCCATCCTACCATACAGCTGCTCCAGTCCTTGGGGTTTCTGATAAATTATCTCAAATCCCCTCTGACTCCATTACGCCAGCTctctttcatcggagcagacctagACACTACCATGGCCAGAGCAGCCCTCCCAGAGGACTGCACAAAGACACTgttcaacatggccaagacagtcCAGCGTTGTCAGACAGCATCAGCTCGTCTGCTCCTAAccttgctgggacacatggcatccacagtccatgtcactccaatggctcgtcttgccatgagggtaacacaatggactttaaaatcccagtggtcccAAGCCACTCAACACCTTTCACAGGTCATCCTGGTAACCAGCCAGCTTTGCCCATCCCTGGCTTGGTGGACAAGGGAATCCAATTTACGCAAGGGACTACCCTTCCAGCCACCAGAACTGCAAATAATgttgaccacagatgcctccaacctaggtggGGGAGCCCATGGCAGTGGACTGCAAACACAAGAAGTCTGGACCAGAGCAGAAGCAGACCATCAGATCAATTTTCTAGCGCTCCGGGTGATACCGTATGCCCTATTCACATTCCAGGCTTGCCTATCCAACAAGGAAATCCTAATtcaacagacaaccaggtagcgatgtggtatctCAAAAAacaggggggcacaggctcttacctttgCCAGGAGGTGGTGCAAATCTGAGCCTGGGCTCTATcacattccatgctactgagagccaCCTACCTGGCGGACACAaagaatgtgatggcagaccGTCACAgctggacctttcatccccacaaCCAGTGGGGTCACCCAGACATCAACCACTTTGCGTCCTTTCACAACTGCAAAGTGGACCAATTCTTCTCTGCACCGCAGCCGCAAGACACCAATGATGGATGCCTTTGCGCACTCATGGAGCACGGGTCTGCTATACGCGTACCCTCCTagtccactcatcagcaagactcaaTTAAGTTACGTCAAGACCGGGGCACAATGATCCTTATAGCCCCGTATAGGCCGCGACAAGTTTGGTTTCCCATTCTTCGCGACCTCTCTATCCAGTATGAGCCTGAGCATAGTGCCAACTCTCATACTGCAGAATGAGAGCGCGTTACGTCATATGAACCTCTGTCTCTGACAGCTTGGATATTGAAAGGTTGATTTTGCAATCCCTTGACTTTTCCACTGATGTCTCCTAGGTCCTCGTAGCTTAATGAAAGCCTTCTACTCGGAAATCTTACTGAtcaaagtggaagaggttctccttGTGGTGCATGCCAAAAGGTCtagatcccttctcctgcctccaACAAGGCTCtgggactatctctggcacctctctcAGTCTGGCCTACAGTCTTCCTCCATCCAGGTACATGTAAGTGCCATAGCCTCTTACCATAAAGGgataggggatgccccaatttTGGCGCAACCCCTTgggcgctttatgagaggctttcTACAGCTGAAGCCTTCACTGCATCCCCCAAGTGcagcctgggacctcaatgttgtgctagCAAGGTTCATGTGGTCTCCCCGTTTGAGCCCATTCCTATGAGCTACAACATATCACTTGGAAAGTTATATTTCTAGTGGCTATAACATCAGctcacagagtcagtgagctccaggcacTGGTAACGTACCCACCTTATACAAGATTTCTCCACAACCGGGTAGTGCTCTGCacacaccctaaattcttgccaaaggtagtgtgatttccacttgaatcaatccataatactgcccaccttttttccgaggcctcactcacacccacGTGAGCGGGCCCTGCACTCCTTTGACTGTAAATatgcacttgcattttatttagaccgcactgcagcccataggcagTCCCACCCAACTCTGTTTCCTTTGATAAAAatggagttgcagtgggcaagcagaccctgtccacctggttggcggactgtatttccttttgctaccagcaagcaggccttctgctAGAGGGGATGTgtgaaagcacattcagtcagagccatggcaacatcagtagcacacttccATTCGTTACCCATTGCCAAAGCTgtagagctctctccatagctttgcagctcattactgtctggacaaaactggcaggcaggacagcgtctttggccagtctgtactgtgtaatttgtttccagtttaggaacccaactcttcctacctacaaCCCACtctgaatttcaggctgcccttcCTTACCAACAGAACCCTTGttatgcctgttgcacatttttggGTGCTGCTTGATTTACTCTTATTTGAGCAGCCTGttgcttgctattcacccatgtgtgaggactaccatcctacttgtcatGGGAGAAAGCAGAATACCACCACCccgtaaagcagagttgcttacctgtaacaagtgttctcccaagacagcaggatgttagtccttacgaaacctgcccgccactccgcagagttgggttcacctacgatttgttttatttttcgctcgtacgtTTTGCTACAactgagactgaaggggggaccctgtgtggccacagggtagtggcatgctgggtatgctcagtaggccagtcaaagttctagaaaactTGACAAAAgagttctgtgacagggctccatctgatgatgtcacccatgcgtgaggactaacatcctgctgtcctgggagaacacctgttacaggtaagcaactctactttatgTGGTGGTGGTATTCTTAATTATGGTTTGGTTTTTGAGAAAATTTCTGCCAAAAATCTGACAGACAGTACCCACCTCTATCACTACAACTTATTTTCAAGTAATGGTTCTAGTAAGCAAAGAAAAGTAATACCTATACTTCTGGCATTTTAAGCATCAGACAAGTCctaagctggttttttttttcatttcagtaacaaATAAAGCATACTTCTGTGGGAAATAGATCTTATATCATGATTGCTAGCATGTTTTATGCTATACAGTACTTATAGACTTTGTTTGTCCAGCTGTGACATTAATGGTAAACAAACTGCCTGATGCACAAACCTCCTCCATAAGCATATCATGAAAGCAGCAGAAGCTACCACCACTGCACTTTATATCAGCCAGGTGGCAGCAGTACATATTGGATTTCATGCATACTATAACAGGAATGAATCTTACTCATAAACCAAGGTCTGATTAGTATGAGCTCAATCTGTCAAATTCACTGCTAATGCCAGTCTTAATACGTGCTTCTTGCTCGAGCTTATAGGCATAGGCAACAGGGCTAGACCTAAAGCACTTTTTAAATGAGGCCAGTAGCACCTACTACAAGTGGGAACTGTCTGTTAGCTACAGTCAGAATGGCAGCTTGGCTTTAGTAGCTGAGTTAGATGATCCTGTACTGTATAAACTGGGTCATATTTGCTGCAGTGGCAAGGGTTAGGAAAGCAGCTCTAGGTTATGGTCTTAAACCTCACCTTCCCCATCAGCAAGAGGAGCACTAAGAGTGAAGTGGATAAGAGACTTCCTTATAGGGGCTGGACTGGGGGAGGCTTAGGAAGGAAGAAGCATCTTCAGCTCCCATCTGGGCCTGGGGGGGAGCAATAGTTTTTGGAGAACTCCTAGCTAAGGGGGTATGTACTCATCACCaaattagtgggggggggggggaggagaaggaaatgtacattcaacccccccccccatacacacacactttaacATGAAAAAAGGTAGCTTTAGGACAgcataaaaaaaatgtagtttgtTACCTTCTTGCTCATGGCCAACCCTGAAAAACAGATGCCAATTTCCTTCCCTTTGCCTTATGTGCTAAGGGCTCATATCTCATTTGATGTTGCTTTGCTTTCATCCCATAAGCCTTCCAGTTAGCTGGATTCAATTCcaaattttatataaataatttgTAAAGAATGTACCTGATGCCTTAGCTGAGGTTCAGATGCCACCTCTTTTGTCAGGTATTTGACTTCAGTTTGGATTTTGGTGAAAGTTTTATTAATTCTGCTAATATTCTCCTCATTCATCACATGTATCTGCAAAGAAAATAAGATCACTGAATGGTTGGTTGAAAAGGATTGTAAAGCTGCTGGAGGAtttatcattccgctataaatataatCAGTATATCAGATACTCTGTGTTGATGCCACCTTAAGTAGCTGCAAGTAAGTAGATTTCTCTTAGCATGGCTggatagcagaatgatgagctgtaggaaaaaaaaaagggggcaagcAAGGCACTAGTGAGCAGGCAGCCACATCGCAGCGGTGTGTTTTTCACATGCCGCGTTTGCAGGTGTGCTGCACACGATCGCAGCTGAGCCCCAATGAAAAAGCTGTAGCTATTTCTGGTACTAATGCGTGATAATGTATCGCCGGCAGCGTTACAACCCCTAAATTTCCTTAGCCTTgcctaaaccctgcccaaactcctcccctttccctaattttcGTTTTCAACTCGCAATGCCGGAGTTGTCATGTGCGTTAGGGGGTTAGCGCATAGGATAATGCCTTCATGCTTGCAATAATGGCCCAtgatgatttgaaaaatgacctccATAGTTAGAGGTGTCCATATTAGCCTGTGTATTGGGAAGCTCAATTTAGTAGGATACTgataaaagctaaaaaaaaaaaaaattgtataagtTTGGAAAAAAACAGTGCCATGTTACTGGAGCCCATTAGAAGCCTCCACTGCAGCAGGAGGCTCAGGATGGCGTCTGACAGGAGGAGCATGCCGGTGCTGTTGCATGAGGCCTGACAGAAGCTGTTCTGCTGCAGGAAACCAAATGCTGAAAAGAACTACCATTGCCAGCGCTTGCCCCACGTGCCCAGCAGAGAAGGGACATAAGTGTGAAAGAGGAAAAGCCAGAGATAATAAATAAAAGGCCCTATGACAAAAATCTGAGCAAAAAGAAAGTCACAGAACAGATTTTCAACAAGtttttaaaacacaaaaacaaaaaaaaaacaacagagcaAAAATATTGGCCTGACTCCTCCATTTTTGACTAGCAGATAAGCTTTCACATTTTTATATCTCTGTAAAACACAAactatggcagaaaaaaaaatatggtagtctacattttcccttcttgcaataCCACAGCCCTTACTGTATCTGTGGCTTTACCAtaactttgtttcttttgcttGTTTTAATTTATCcaattctgattttattttgacAGTACTCTCATTCTATTTATCTTGTGTTAGTTTACCACTTTCAGACTCATACCATTAACCCTAcacaaaatgacagatgaaagcATGACAAAAGCTTGTGGCAAATGAACTATAGCTGGTATCTACACTTATGAGAAGAGATTACTGTAGTCATACCATCTTAGAAAACTCTTAAAATCACTTGGTATAGGTCAGAAATAAACCACATACTAAAGTATAAACGCAGCTACAAGGTATCTAATTTAGCAAGAATACCTGCTTTCACctaatctacaaaaaaaaaaaaaaatttaacaaactAAAGCTGCAAGAAAACTTTCAGTGGTAGAATATACACTAATAGGAAGTATAAAACTAATTAAATAGCATACAATGTGATGTCAAAATGGAACAAAAGCCATCGCTCCTGAGTGGAGAGAGCAGAAGGAGGACATCTGGGAATATGAACTGGGAGAAGAGCAGTATCAGACTGGCATCTCTGTTCTATCTGCTGCAATACACATAGGGCCAGAATTTAAAATCTaccgcccgattttataacaagcgtgcgcctgttataaaatccagggacggcgcgcgcaagggggtgcacaattgtgcgacttgcgcgtgccaagccatgcagccttcctctgttcctccccccccccccccccccttttacctTTAACTTTTAAGTTGCAcccaggcataggttgcgcgcgacGGCCGGCCCGCGCtctccggcacagtggcaaatggctgctgtgcttggaggccccgcccatgccccaccccctttttcaagccccgggacatacgcgtgtcctggggcttgcgcgcctcgccaagcctatgcaaaataggttttcggggttacgcatgtaatatacgtgtgtaaccctttaaaaatttgcccctcaaTACTTGGTAAGAAAAGAATACACTTTTGGGTTCTAGAAGCTACTTTGGTCTGGTAACAAATGTCTCATACTCACATCTCTACAGATTTATTACACTTATTGCAAAGTAAGGCACATCATAATAAGCCAAAGTAGTACTCTATGTCCTTTATTATTATAGTAAattattaaaaactattaaagtCTTATGGATTTACAAAGAAACTGAACAAAGGGGATCCTTCTCCTAAACCCATATTAATGTGGATCCTGTAATGTAATAGATTTCAACATGCTCCACTACAATTTTCTTTAGTAATGATTCTATTAAATTTACCCATCACTGAAGTTAGACTATTGTATTCTCAAGGAGGCCCAAAGCGATTTACAGTGGGGAGAGaggcctcacagtgtgcaactatttatatctccaTAGTAGGGCCATCTAATTGGTCGAGGTgagatgttggtggtggtttaggggccagtttctcatgtagagtgcaacatacgaacagcacagtacaccttggtgaagatttgatgtcatttggagtgaggaaagtctcacaaagatgaaatttctactttgttctctcaccctagcttgatggactctaacagggtaccatcaCGTTAGTGTGAGATAACATACTACAAACTTTCATCTATTGAGGCTTCAAAATGTCTCTTCTCCTAACTCTCCTGGAATCTTCTGTAAAATTTACCTCAGCTgcataccactttttttttttttagacaaataaatacaaatgaaattGAACTACCTTGGAAGCATGGCAACTACAATGTAGAAAAAGTAAATTCCATACAACTATGAACCCTTGATCCCAATGGCAAGGAGGACACTGCTTTAGAGCTGggttgaaaatagaaaaaagtacTAAAGAAAATTATACTAAAAACTAACCTTCTTAAGGTTTGTCAAAACTGGTTTGGCCTTATTTTTGGGTTTTGGGTTCTTGTTAGcgacatggaatacatttttctGCTTCTGCCCTTTTGACTTGTTCTTAGCCATTGCCTGTTTaatacaaataaagaaaattagGATTTCCAGACATCATCAAATACATGTCCAAAAGGGACTTATAAATTATGACTAAAATCAACATGAAAACATATTAGGGGTGTGCTGTGGAAATTTGTCTTCTTCCATGTtggttttagtgcatgctataaacaaaaagaaagcatCTCGTTCTTCAGAAAATGATTTCAAGTGACAGTGCTCCACGCAGCTTGATGTCTTTATAGAGAGAAGAGCAACGTGAGCTGAATACCTCCAGGCCAGAGTCATCCCACTGCTACCCAACACCATAAATGTAGCCCACTGTCATCAGGATGTGCAGGGGAGTGGAAAGGAAAACATTGGAAAAGGGTGggagacagagcaaaagaaaaaaataagctgAAAGACATGAAAAAGCATCTCTCTGTCTCCTAAAAATGTGGCCTGGTTCATAAGCATTCAAAATACTTTCCAGCATCATttttacccctttttttttaatttttaatctcTTGCTTTTTGCGGTGCCACTTTTTTCTCCCTATCATTTATCTGGTGGTCATCTTTCACAAACTTCTTTTACGTACTTCTACTTCATTCTTGCTTCGCGTTTCCCTTAGTTCAGTCTTTAACTAGTTTCCTGATATTTTTTCTGCCCTTGCCCTTCCTCACCACCTTCTGTCTCCTATCCTCCACTACTCTTCAGCTCTCCGCCACcacttttctctctcctccccccgctCTGTTCCCCTCTATGCTCTGGCTCCTCCACCTTATTGATCCGCAGCAGCTGACACATTGGAACGTTCAAATAGTAGGattttattttctaaagtatcCCCAAATTAAACACGGACAATGCAGTAATGCACTTTGAGATATTCAAAGGCGATTATCTGACTCCCAGTCCTCTAGAGCACAGATGACGCAATCGTGATTTTTCGATACCCGTTAACTATCATTAGAAAAACCCTAGCGTTCCCAAATTAGCATATAGTCACCGTACTTTAACAGATGGACCCTAGAGATCAAGCTAGCAAACAACGTGTCGCAGCTCCTTTAAAATCACTAAGCGCTGTTATTACTTGTCCCAGACAAAGTTCGAGGCTGGTAAACACCGCTCGGTGGTTGTTCAACCTGGTCAAAACCGAGTTTGTAAATAAGACGATACAACTCGAATTAAAGCATAAGAAAAATAATAGCAGAATTTGATAAATGATTCCCCCTATGCTTACCCGATGATAAAAATATAATCGTACGCTGAGATCAAAGGTTTTAATCTATAAGACGAGCCTCTCCTGATACCGGAACTTTATTGCAGCCAGTGACCAGAAACTAAACTCAACGCGCAATGTCACACGTGCAGGCGCCGATCGATGATGTAAAGGAGCAGCACTGCCAGCGGTCGGCAAGAAATTACGTTCATACTGCATCCTGCGTTGCAAGCCTCTCTCTGCATCTCTAGAGGAAAAGCGATGAATATGATTGGTTGACTGTTCGTAGTCCGGCCTGCCAGGAACAACAGGATGACACTAAAGGCTGGTGGAAATTGGAACTGGAAGTTGTATCACTCTGGTGCCGGCCCCTGCTGCAGTTTTCAGATGTTTGCTTAaagacaaacttgctgagaaactCATCCATAGAAATATACTTGCTATTGCTAAGGTGGAGATATTGTAAACTTGGACCCTCGCCACATAGTTACTGCTGCTACCAAtggtgtattattattattattattttttatataccgacattcgatctgagatatcacatcggtttacattcaggtactgtaggtatttccctatccccagagggcttacaatctaagtgtaGGCACAGAGCAGAGTTCAAATGCAGATAATTTTATTAGTATGGATATTTTGCTTTCTAAAGTAATGTATGCAACGATTAAAattaaaagggaaagaaaagagaggaaaaatgacaaaataaaagTAATAGTAAAGTTACAGACTACACAAAGTACAGCATCAGAGAATGTgtcaggttttggtgctggtccaGATTGTACTTCATCAGATTTAATTCAGTCCTGGTGGCAGGCTatcacatattttgctgctatagctcTTGTTTTCCCTCAGGAGTATGCAgcactttcttctttttttttatgcaaagTCTTTGATTCTtgagcccagcaaagccccatgTTTTATGGACATGCATTGACTCCCCATAACTGTCTCTGCcaatgcccctttaaccacttAAGGAGCTCAGGCAAACTTTTGTGGATAGGccccttttatttctttcatattgaccacccccttccctctcctccccaactccagcatgctccctttttctctctctccccaccaatTAATTTGATGCTGCTTGCCCACTAATGCAGCTTTTCTCTTCTGTGCCACCTGATGGGAGGAAGCCGCATGCTACCTCTTCCATTAGGCCCAGTGCTGACCAATGCTAGCACACCTCTATTCTCTTCAAGCCCTTGCAGATCCATGCAAGTGCAGCATGAGGCACTTTCCACCTTCTGGCCATTACAGTCTAGCAAAAGTGTGGTGTTAAGGGTCttctagtgcaagggtattagtcATTCTAAATGAACCTTACGTTTTGTGTCCCCTTTCCCCCAAATAACTTTCAAACTCATAGGCCACCCTctaagattttgataattaaactcaaccatcctagaacaatcctgtaaaaacacatacatttaaatattgaaCTTTGTTTTATATATGTATAATGGGGATGTGAGGGCAATATATTTCATTTTTAGCCAAATTTCATTTTGAggggcttcattttttttttcaggttcttTGTTTTGGCAAGTACTATTTGTTGAAATAAATAACATGAATGTTTTGAAGTTTTTCAATGGCACCATGCTTTTGTTTTgagcaaaacaaaaatgttttgttttgagcaaaacaaaaatgggctgtTTCAGTTTAGTTccctgtttgttttaaatgttctgtcTTTGCGGTGTATTTGCCATGTTTCCCTTATTGTACTATCACCCTGTTTCCTGCTGTAATATCGTTTAGCTTAGATTTTCTGCAGAGAAAGTCAAAAATTTCCACTGTCAAGGTGACAAATCtaacacagaaacaaaaaaaaataccacccTGATCACAAAACTCATAAACTTGTCGACTGTCATAAAATATCTGAAAGTAAAGGTGGTAGTTTCGTACATAGGCCTTGTTTGGTACAATCCCGGATGCCGTAGCAGAACTTTAAAATCATTAACAACCACCAGCCCACCTCATTTTTTTTAGCAAGCAGTATTGTGTACttattctaaaatatttttaacgcaaataaaaatgtatttataaaatcATGCTTGAACGTTCAGATACTCCATTTTgtctttgctaaaaaaaaatgaggtgGGCTGGTGTTTGTTAATTGAAacaagaaatgatggcagaaaaggaccaatgttccatccagtctgcccagcaagctttccgtggtagtatctgccacgccgtgcaggttacccccatgtatcagtcattttgcttgacgtgctttgcttatggacttggccatagaagcaatcctgtgtattttccttaatgtctgagcatcagtactccagactgtaaaaaaaagtaaTGGCTCgcgttggttgtctctgaatccaagtttccctttcctttcagccccccccccccccccccccccctccttcaaagcagagagtgatgttgcagttgcatcagaagcatcaagacttattgtttaagggtggtaaccgctgcaccagcaagttacccccatgcatgctttcttcgttTCCATTAGGACTTGCCTACAGAAGTAGTTCTGAGCTTTTTCCCTTAAGCCTgtgtaacagtatcccagaccatggaagaaGGGGCCCtctgttgtcatctgaatccaattcctcttatccccctgctaacaggccgatacaggccgatactgttaacccgcgtttggacacgtgttttcgacgcactagctttaccccttatgcgcggccaaccccaccgaaactaatagcgcccgcaatatgcaaatgcatgttgatggccctattagttattcccacgcgattcagtaagtaaaatgtgcagccaagcttcACATTTTACTTTGAGAAATTagagcctacccaaaggtaggcgttaatttctgccggcaccgggaaagtgccgGCAGTAAAAacggcttttctgtacaccctccgacttaatatcatggcgatattaagtcagaggtcccaaaagtaaaaaataatttaaaaaaaaaaaaatttaaaatcggcttgcgggttgaaaaccggatgctcaattttgccagcaaccggtttccgaacccgtggctgtcagcgggtttgagaaccgacgccagcaaaattgagcatcggctgtcaaactcgctaacAGCTGCcattcctgtcaaaaaagaggcgctagggatgtctagtgtccctagcgcctctttttattgcgggccctcatttgaatactaaatcgcgcgcgcTGAGAGAGCGggtgctctcccgcgacttttactgtaccGGCCTGTAAGCGAGgggcaatgttgcagttgcgtaAAAGCATCAAAgaatattggttaagggtagtaatctccatgccttctgctaaaggtagtaactgctgaactagcaagttacccccctgcatgcttatctcgtttctatcttctagcctttagagatccacagtgtttatcccatgctcctttgaattctttgactgttttcttgtTCACCACCttctttggaagggcattccaggcctctgccacccctctctgtgaagaaatatttcctgatgttggttctgagtcgtcccccctggagtttcattttctgACCCTTTTAGGAACCTGAAGGTCTCAGATACCTTACTTTCAAATATTTTTGACAGTCGACAACCTTATGAGTTTTGTGATCAGCGtggtattttattggtatctgtGGTAGATTTTCTGCAAGGCATAAGTCTTTTGCTGTAATTGGCCATCAGAGCTGCTGTTTTGATTGTTTTGAATTTCCTTATTAGATATGTCCTATTTTGCATTTACTTTCTCAATGTGTTTCTCACTTCTCAATTGGTCCCTTTGATCCA is from Rhinatrema bivittatum chromosome 2, aRhiBiv1.1, whole genome shotgun sequence and encodes:
- the RBIS gene encoding uncharacterized protein C8orf59 homolog; amino-acid sequence: MAKNKSKGQKQKNVFHVANKNPKPKNKAKPVLTNLKKIHVMNEENISRINKTFTKIQTEVKYLTKEVASEPQLRHQRLKEPEDEALNIDAAANLFSQL